From one Tsukamurella tyrosinosolvens genomic stretch:
- a CDS encoding flavin-containing monooxygenase, which produces MTTTAQETTPAAIETVDAVVVGAGFSGLYTLRRLRELGLSARCLEAGTDVGGTWHWNRYPGARSDSDSTVYSFSDYFNPDLLAEWKWSERYPSQPEIQSYLAWVADREGLRGNITFGTKVTGAQFDAASGRWTIETDSGRTVTAKYFIPAVGVLSTPNMPAFPGLDTFEGQWHHTARMPEQDIDFTGKRVAVIGNGATAVQIIPVVARTAAQVYEFSRNPYHCLPGRNHELDAEDWKAIESSHPEIFEKARANFGGFPYPDFAGIGAEMSPEERRDVLERLWEKGGLTPAFSGFADVLTDREVNGFVLDFLREKIANVVRDPALAERLSPTSPFVSKRPPIEHGYYAAFNRDNVAIVDMKDNPVAEVTSTGIRMTDGTEHEVDVILFATGFDAYTGALYSMNIRDTNGVLLQERWADRPATYIGMTVPGFPNMFLHYCGPQNPAILTNGPTLIEQQGEWIGDFLAHMESEGHRVVDTRQDAADEFLALHDTISNMTVIPDTASWWTGTNVDGKPNGLLSWCGGFPEYRRICDEAVADYAGFRFD; this is translated from the coding sequence ATGACCACCACAGCGCAGGAGACAACGCCGGCGGCGATCGAGACGGTCGATGCGGTCGTCGTCGGCGCCGGATTCTCAGGCCTGTACACCCTGCGGCGGCTGCGTGAGCTCGGACTCTCGGCCCGCTGCCTCGAGGCAGGCACCGACGTGGGCGGCACGTGGCACTGGAACCGCTACCCCGGCGCGCGCTCCGACAGCGACAGCACCGTCTACAGCTTCTCGGACTACTTCAATCCGGACCTTCTCGCCGAGTGGAAGTGGAGCGAGCGGTATCCGTCGCAGCCGGAGATCCAGAGCTACCTCGCGTGGGTCGCGGACCGCGAGGGCCTCCGCGGGAACATCACTTTCGGGACGAAGGTGACCGGTGCGCAGTTCGACGCCGCCTCCGGGCGATGGACGATCGAGACGGATTCGGGCCGGACGGTGACCGCCAAGTACTTCATCCCCGCCGTCGGAGTGCTGAGCACGCCGAACATGCCCGCGTTTCCCGGCCTCGACACGTTCGAAGGCCAGTGGCACCACACCGCGCGGATGCCCGAGCAGGACATCGACTTCACCGGCAAGCGCGTCGCCGTCATCGGCAACGGAGCCACCGCCGTCCAGATCATCCCGGTGGTGGCCCGCACCGCGGCCCAGGTCTACGAGTTCTCCCGCAATCCGTACCACTGCCTCCCCGGGCGCAATCACGAACTCGACGCCGAGGACTGGAAGGCGATCGAGTCCAGCCATCCCGAGATCTTCGAGAAGGCCCGCGCGAACTTCGGCGGCTTCCCCTACCCGGACTTCGCGGGAATCGGTGCCGAGATGTCGCCGGAGGAACGACGGGACGTGCTCGAGCGGCTCTGGGAGAAGGGCGGACTCACTCCGGCCTTCTCCGGCTTCGCCGACGTCCTCACCGACCGCGAGGTGAACGGGTTCGTCCTCGACTTCCTCCGCGAGAAGATCGCGAACGTCGTGCGCGATCCCGCCCTCGCCGAGCGGCTCTCGCCGACATCGCCGTTCGTCAGCAAGCGCCCGCCGATCGAGCACGGGTACTACGCGGCGTTCAACCGCGACAACGTCGCGATCGTGGACATGAAGGACAACCCGGTCGCCGAAGTGACCTCCACCGGAATCCGCATGACGGACGGCACCGAGCACGAGGTCGATGTGATCCTCTTCGCCACGGGCTTCGACGCCTACACCGGTGCGCTGTACTCCATGAACATCCGCGACACGAACGGGGTCCTGCTGCAGGAGCGGTGGGCCGACCGGCCCGCCACGTACATCGGGATGACCGTGCCCGGGTTCCCGAACATGTTCCTGCACTACTGCGGCCCGCAGAACCCCGCGATCCTCACCAACGGTCCGACCCTGATCGAGCAGCAGGGCGAGTGGATCGGCGATTTCCTCGCCCACATGGAATCCGAGGGCCATCGTGTCGTGGACACCCGCCAGGACGCGGCGGACGAATTCCTCGCCCTGCACGACACCATCTCGAACATGACGGTCATCCCGGACACCGCCTCCTGGTGGACCGGCACCAACGTCGACGGTAAGCCGAACGGCCTGCTCAGCTGGTGCGGGGGCTTCCCCGAATACCGCCGGATCTGCGACGAGGCAGTCGCCGACTACGCCGGCTTCCGCTTCGACTGA
- a CDS encoding NAD(P)-dependent alcohol dehydrogenase, translating to MKALKLTGPGRIELQDVPVPDIGPDEVLIKVVGAGLCHSDLHILHQGEEWPFFGTTMGHETAGLVDAVGADVRDLAVGEPVLVRAVWSCGECRPCTVGRENACSVNGSRNKFPLTPGIGADGGMADYIKARPEHIDRLGAVDVASAAPLADAGLTPMHAIRSVRDRLDDGATVVVIGIGGLGHMAVQILRATTSARIIAVDVDAARLEAALRNGADRAILSGPEAASEILAESDGYGVDAVLDFVGAQATVELATGVVAPEGAVRLVGLAGGSFPFNASLEGEVLPWGANVQRSYGGTPADQAEVLALVADGRIAVDVVMYPLADAQRAFDDLEAGRITGRAILVP from the coding sequence ATGAAGGCGCTCAAGCTGACCGGGCCCGGCCGGATCGAACTCCAGGACGTCCCGGTGCCCGACATCGGGCCCGACGAGGTGCTCATCAAGGTCGTCGGCGCCGGGCTGTGCCATTCGGACCTGCACATCCTCCACCAGGGCGAGGAGTGGCCGTTCTTCGGCACGACGATGGGCCACGAGACGGCGGGCCTCGTCGACGCGGTGGGCGCCGACGTCCGCGACCTCGCCGTCGGAGAGCCCGTCCTGGTGCGCGCGGTGTGGTCGTGCGGCGAGTGCCGGCCCTGCACGGTCGGGCGAGAGAACGCGTGCTCGGTCAACGGCAGCCGGAACAAGTTCCCCCTGACCCCGGGGATCGGGGCCGACGGCGGCATGGCCGACTACATCAAGGCCCGGCCGGAGCATATCGATCGGCTCGGGGCCGTCGACGTGGCGAGCGCCGCGCCGCTCGCGGACGCGGGACTGACTCCCATGCACGCGATCCGCAGCGTGCGCGATCGCCTCGACGACGGGGCGACCGTCGTGGTGATCGGCATCGGCGGGCTCGGACACATGGCCGTGCAGATCCTGCGTGCGACCACATCGGCCCGGATCATCGCCGTGGATGTCGATGCCGCGCGCCTCGAGGCCGCGCTGCGCAACGGCGCCGACCGCGCGATCCTCTCCGGGCCGGAAGCCGCGTCGGAGATCCTCGCGGAGAGCGACGGCTACGGGGTCGACGCCGTCCTCGACTTCGTGGGCGCCCAGGCCACCGTCGAACTCGCGACCGGCGTGGTCGCTCCGGAGGGGGCGGTCCGCCTCGTCGGACTCGCCGGTGGTTCGTTCCCGTTCAACGCGAGCCTCGAGGGCGAGGTGCTGCCGTGGGGCGCCAACGTCCAGAGGTCGTACGGCGGAACGCCCGCCGATCAGGCCGAGGTGCTGGCACTGGTCGCGGACGGCCGGATCGCGGTGGACGTCGTGATGTATCCGCTCGCGGACGCGCAGCGCGCCTTCGACGACCTCGAGGCCGGGCGAATCACCGGGCGAGCGATTCTCGTTCCCTGA
- a CDS encoding LuxR C-terminal-related transcriptional regulator, with translation MDTSVLTTRLTPALPPRGLVARVRLLQTLERHADVRLTLVHAPAGFGKSALAAQWRERLQADGAAVAWLSIDGDEPVLSFLAHVVAAVSRVAPDAVGDLSAMLNDVGIPAEHYVLTSLINGLQRADRPVLLIIDDWHRVTTRETVSALEYLIVNGGSGLRVLVTSRSRAGLPLSRMLITDELLEIDSAQLRFDDDESRSLLTGLGADTGVSTMDLIRSTDGWVAALKLAALSLRSGDPQAPVDAVGHRAVGDFLAENVLDALDPDVHDFLLATCLPERVCGPLADALTGSRDGLARLEDVERRDLFLDRMADDATWFRYHHLFADFLRRRLAVTDAGRVAELHARASDWFAENGMIGEAVHHAMAAGRADDAADLVEREAMRLIEDSRMVAVLQLIDRLPAGAIGDRPRLLMAVSWANCLLQRSAAAQLALDQLRYSFTAPDDGGDRHQREVEADVVQACIDVFADRPAAVDHLVGGAIAAPDEHRPFVIGVAANLRTVVLIHDEEFARAEDLQAWARTFHDLTAGRFPAVYGRCLASVAAYSQWKTRRAEELLRSALATARDSAGAHSHAAQLAAALLAELQYEQDRVDEAERLSAEAARLGSDGGLVEFMSASYRTRARIRDARGARSEALSLLTEGSDAAVRLELPRLHAELSLERVRFLVDDGDLGRAHALVQSMPRPTGRQDGVSRALEHARTLAAAIMDSAEGRHAAAVAGLTVALEKTDPVRNPRKETSTRIALAGVLHAAGRVQQAIRTIAPALELGARAGLRRSFLDAGADVVALLHRVQTSPTEHAGALDLGAIPATYLADLVDRTGGAVANRNLSPALKQLSAREIEILRLVDRGYTNARIATELCVAVNTIKWHLKNINIKLGVSTRGESVALVRQSRLLG, from the coding sequence ATGGACACATCCGTACTCACCACCCGCCTCACCCCGGCGCTTCCGCCGCGCGGGTTGGTGGCACGGGTTCGTCTCCTGCAGACGCTGGAGCGCCACGCCGACGTACGGCTCACCCTCGTCCACGCGCCGGCGGGCTTCGGGAAGAGCGCCCTCGCCGCGCAATGGCGCGAACGCCTCCAGGCCGACGGGGCCGCCGTTGCGTGGCTGTCCATCGACGGGGACGAGCCGGTGCTGTCGTTCCTCGCGCACGTCGTGGCAGCGGTGAGCCGCGTCGCGCCCGATGCCGTCGGCGATCTGTCGGCCATGCTGAACGACGTCGGGATCCCCGCGGAGCACTACGTGCTGACGTCGCTGATCAACGGACTGCAACGGGCGGACCGTCCGGTGCTGCTCATCATCGATGACTGGCACCGGGTGACCACGCGCGAGACGGTGTCGGCGCTTGAGTACCTCATCGTCAACGGCGGCTCCGGTCTCCGCGTGTTGGTGACGAGTCGTAGCCGTGCCGGGTTGCCTCTCAGCAGGATGCTGATCACCGACGAGCTACTCGAGATCGACAGCGCCCAGCTCCGTTTCGATGATGACGAATCACGCTCTCTCCTCACCGGGCTCGGCGCCGATACCGGGGTGTCGACCATGGATCTCATCCGTTCGACGGACGGCTGGGTGGCGGCTCTCAAGCTCGCGGCCCTGTCGCTGCGCAGCGGCGATCCGCAGGCGCCGGTCGACGCGGTCGGCCACCGGGCGGTCGGCGACTTCCTGGCGGAGAACGTGCTGGACGCACTCGACCCGGACGTGCACGACTTCCTGCTCGCGACCTGTCTTCCCGAGCGCGTGTGCGGCCCACTCGCGGACGCGTTGACCGGCTCGCGCGACGGCCTCGCGCGATTGGAGGACGTGGAGCGCCGGGATCTGTTCCTCGACCGGATGGCGGACGACGCGACGTGGTTCCGGTACCACCATCTCTTCGCCGACTTCCTCCGCCGCCGGCTGGCGGTGACCGACGCTGGTCGTGTCGCCGAACTCCACGCGCGCGCGTCCGACTGGTTCGCCGAGAACGGAATGATCGGCGAGGCCGTCCACCACGCGATGGCGGCGGGAAGGGCCGACGACGCGGCCGATCTCGTCGAGCGGGAGGCGATGCGGCTCATCGAGGACAGCCGGATGGTAGCTGTCCTACAGCTGATCGACCGCCTCCCCGCCGGGGCCATCGGGGATCGGCCGCGTCTACTCATGGCGGTGAGCTGGGCCAATTGTCTCCTCCAGAGGTCGGCCGCGGCGCAACTCGCCCTGGATCAACTCCGATACTCGTTCACGGCTCCGGACGACGGCGGTGATCGTCACCAGCGGGAGGTGGAGGCGGACGTCGTCCAGGCGTGCATCGATGTCTTCGCCGACCGCCCCGCAGCCGTGGACCACCTGGTCGGCGGCGCGATCGCAGCGCCGGACGAACACCGCCCGTTCGTGATCGGGGTCGCGGCGAACCTCCGAACCGTCGTGCTGATCCACGACGAGGAGTTCGCTCGCGCGGAGGACCTGCAGGCGTGGGCACGCACCTTCCACGACCTCACAGCCGGCCGTTTCCCCGCCGTCTACGGACGGTGCCTGGCGAGTGTTGCCGCGTACTCGCAGTGGAAGACGAGGCGCGCCGAGGAATTGCTCCGGAGCGCACTCGCCACCGCGCGAGACTCCGCCGGTGCCCACTCGCACGCAGCGCAACTCGCGGCAGCGCTCCTGGCCGAGCTGCAGTACGAACAGGATCGGGTCGACGAGGCCGAGCGGCTGTCGGCGGAGGCCGCGCGCCTGGGTTCGGACGGCGGACTGGTCGAGTTCATGTCCGCCAGCTACCGCACCCGCGCCCGGATTCGGGACGCCCGGGGCGCGCGGTCCGAGGCACTGAGCCTCCTCACAGAGGGGAGCGACGCCGCTGTGCGCCTGGAACTGCCGCGATTGCACGCGGAGCTGAGTCTCGAGCGGGTCCGGTTCCTCGTCGACGACGGCGACCTCGGGCGGGCGCACGCCCTGGTCCAGTCCATGCCGCGGCCCACCGGGCGGCAGGACGGTGTCTCGCGTGCGCTGGAGCACGCCCGCACGCTGGCGGCGGCGATCATGGACAGCGCTGAGGGCCGGCACGCCGCGGCGGTGGCTGGGCTGACGGTAGCCCTGGAAAAGACTGACCCGGTGCGTAACCCGCGCAAGGAGACCTCGACGCGGATCGCCCTGGCGGGCGTCCTCCACGCGGCGGGACGAGTACAGCAGGCGATTCGCACCATCGCACCCGCGCTCGAACTCGGGGCGCGCGCCGGCCTCCGCCGCAGCTTCCTCGATGCCGGTGCCGACGTGGTCGCGCTCCTGCATCGCGTCCAGACGTCGCCCACCGAGCACGCGGGCGCGCTCGACCTCGGGGCCATCCCCGCGACCTATCTCGCCGACCTCGTCGACCGGACCGGCGGGGCCGTCGCGAACCGGAACCTCAGCCCCGCCCTGAAGCAGCTGTCCGCCAGGGAGATCGAGATCCTCCGACTCGTTGATCGCGGCTACACGAACGCGCGGATCGCCACCGAGCTGTGCGTCGCCGTCAACACGATCAAGTGGCACCTCAAGAACATCAACATCAAACTCGGCGTCTCCACGCGCGGTGAATCCGTCGCCCTCGTGCGGCAATCCCGGCTGCTCGGTTGA
- a CDS encoding phosphatase PAP2 family protein: MPTLDRRGRYYLAAAVALVGAVVALGLLVGRRPVTEADGEVLEEMIEHRDTALTTAMRLITDVFSPGGTIALGVFVAALLAWRRSAASAVFVLGSTAVASAATLALKYTFARQRPPLVDHLANETDYGFPSGHVTGTTALLLATTVAVSAGWAARRRLLALVVPAAVIGAVAASRLYLGVHWFSDTAAGFAIGIAGVAVGLALLPPASWARWDRRLADTVRRRRAPRTRPARPASR; this comes from the coding sequence ATGCCCACTCTCGACCGGCGCGGCCGGTACTACCTGGCCGCCGCGGTGGCGCTCGTCGGCGCCGTCGTCGCCCTAGGCCTGCTCGTCGGCCGGCGCCCCGTCACCGAGGCCGACGGCGAGGTGCTGGAGGAGATGATCGAGCACCGCGATACGGCGCTCACGACCGCGATGCGGCTCATCACTGACGTCTTCTCGCCGGGCGGCACCATCGCGCTCGGCGTGTTCGTCGCTGCGCTCCTCGCGTGGCGACGGTCCGCCGCGTCCGCGGTCTTCGTGCTCGGGAGTACGGCGGTCGCGTCTGCGGCGACCCTGGCGCTGAAATACACGTTCGCCCGACAGCGCCCACCGCTCGTCGACCACCTCGCGAACGAGACCGACTACGGCTTCCCGTCGGGGCACGTCACGGGCACGACCGCCCTGCTCCTGGCCACGACGGTGGCCGTCTCCGCAGGCTGGGCCGCCCGGCGGCGGCTGCTCGCGCTCGTCGTCCCCGCGGCGGTGATCGGTGCCGTCGCGGCGAGCCGCCTGTACCTGGGCGTGCACTGGTTCTCCGACACCGCGGCCGGTTTCGCGATCGGGATCGCGGGCGTCGCCGTGGGCCTGGCTCTCCTCCCGCCCGCGTCGTGGGCGCGCTGGGACCGCCGGCTGGCCGACACCGTCAGGCGTCGTCGCGCTCCGCGAACACGTCCCGCGCGACCAGCGTCGCGTTGA
- a CDS encoding alpha/beta hydrolase, producing the protein MTLDTQTAAWLQAVADTGLPPLDEMPVADARATYRAVVAQCGLPAEEVISVTDTVAAGPDGDIPVRIYTPKGSGAFPVLVYFHGGGWVIGDPDVVDGPCTLFANRAHAVVVSVDYRKAPEAPFPAAVDDAVAATRWVAEHAAELNIDPDRIAVGGDSAGGNLAAVTALTLRDEGGPKLVGQVLLYPATDFRRDTDSARDNGEGYFLTTALLDWFSEHYRADPDDWRASPIRAADHAGLPPALVVTAEYDPLRDEGEAYAAKLRDAGVPTQVKRYDGQIHAFAANLAGAVDFGRAALEDVGEHLRTAFRLGWTPRLWE; encoded by the coding sequence ATGACACTCGACACGCAGACCGCGGCTTGGTTGCAGGCCGTCGCGGACACCGGACTACCGCCCCTCGACGAGATGCCGGTCGCCGACGCCCGCGCGACGTACCGTGCCGTCGTGGCCCAGTGCGGGCTCCCCGCGGAGGAAGTCATCTCGGTGACGGACACCGTCGCCGCGGGGCCCGACGGCGACATCCCGGTCCGGATCTACACACCGAAGGGGAGCGGTGCCTTCCCCGTGCTCGTGTACTTCCACGGGGGCGGCTGGGTCATCGGCGACCCCGACGTCGTCGACGGGCCGTGCACCCTGTTCGCGAACCGCGCCCACGCCGTGGTGGTCTCCGTGGACTACCGGAAGGCGCCGGAGGCCCCCTTCCCCGCGGCCGTCGACGACGCCGTGGCCGCCACCCGCTGGGTGGCCGAGCACGCGGCCGAGCTGAACATCGACCCCGACCGGATCGCGGTCGGCGGCGACAGCGCGGGCGGCAACCTCGCCGCAGTGACCGCATTGACCCTCCGCGACGAGGGCGGGCCGAAGCTGGTGGGACAGGTGCTCCTCTATCCGGCGACCGATTTCCGCCGAGACACCGACTCCGCCCGCGACAACGGCGAGGGCTACTTCCTCACCACCGCGCTGCTCGACTGGTTCTCCGAGCACTACCGCGCCGACCCCGACGACTGGCGCGCCTCGCCGATCCGAGCCGCGGACCACGCCGGCCTCCCTCCCGCCCTGGTGGTCACCGCGGAGTACGACCCGCTCCGCGACGAGGGCGAGGCGTACGCCGCGAAGCTGCGCGACGCCGGTGTTCCGACGCAGGTCAAGCGGTACGACGGGCAGATCCACGCCTTCGCGGCGAACCTCGCGGGTGCCGTCGACTTCGGGCGCGCCGCATTGGAGGACGTGGGCGAGCATCTGCGCACCGCATTCCGGCTCGGCTGGACTCCGCGCCTCTGGGAGTGA
- a CDS encoding DUF779 domain-containing protein has translation MDERVESTQAARQMLGELWDGNGPLLIHQSGGCCDGSSPMVFTVDEFRVGDANVRLGTVELGDGRDVPIWVSDGEARVWESSVLVLDLEPGRAAGFSLEGATGKRFVSRVRITGADDAACPVPQS, from the coding sequence ATGGACGAGCGGGTGGAATCGACGCAGGCGGCGCGGCAGATGCTGGGCGAGCTGTGGGACGGCAACGGGCCGCTGCTGATCCACCAGAGCGGCGGCTGCTGCGACGGCTCGTCGCCCATGGTCTTCACCGTCGACGAGTTCCGCGTGGGCGACGCCAACGTGCGGCTCGGCACCGTCGAGCTCGGGGACGGGCGCGACGTGCCGATCTGGGTGTCGGACGGCGAGGCGCGGGTGTGGGAGAGTAGCGTCCTCGTGCTGGACCTCGAACCCGGCCGCGCCGCCGGCTTCTCGCTCGAGGGCGCCACGGGGAAGCGCTTCGTCTCGCGGGTCCGGATCACGGGCGCCGACGATGCCGCCTGCCCGGTCCCGCAGTCCTGA
- a CDS encoding carboxymuconolactone decarboxylase family protein — protein sequence MPEQYDIDSEASIARREAGVEVLEGIDGAEARTVIDGLAEVNPALAHHIAAWGFGDVYARPGLNPRDRQLVTLGILTALGGTENQLRVHVNTSLNVGITREEINEVLLHAAVYTGFPRAINATLVARDVFAERDDA from the coding sequence GTGCCCGAGCAGTACGACATCGACAGCGAGGCATCGATCGCACGCCGGGAGGCCGGCGTGGAGGTGCTCGAGGGCATCGACGGCGCCGAGGCCAGGACGGTGATCGACGGGCTGGCCGAGGTCAACCCCGCGCTCGCACACCACATCGCGGCATGGGGGTTCGGCGACGTCTACGCCCGGCCCGGCCTGAACCCGCGCGACCGGCAGCTGGTGACGCTGGGCATTCTGACCGCGCTCGGCGGGACCGAGAACCAGCTGCGAGTGCACGTGAACACCTCGCTCAACGTGGGTATCACCCGCGAGGAGATCAACGAGGTCCTGCTGCACGCCGCCGTCTACACGGGTTTCCCTCGGGCGATCAACGCGACGCTGGTCGCGCGGGACGTGTTCGCGGAGCGCGACGACGCCTGA